One stretch of Caloenas nicobarica isolate bCalNic1 chromosome 4, bCalNic1.hap1, whole genome shotgun sequence DNA includes these proteins:
- the OTOP1 gene encoding proton channel OTOP1: MEKAAGSPCVGGSYPQKNAEILSSQYGINLFLAGLLLTFAWAVHAVGISKSHLLSYLITLMLIQLLWMLWYLCRSCTQRRLIRDKDTHAGARWLKCGITLFAVITLILDSFKIGYYIDFSNCLSPTEGIFPITHAVHTILQVYFLWCHAKDIIQSFKTLERFGVIHSVFTNLLLWTNGVLTESKHQLNEHKERLITLGFGNITIVLDDHAPQCNCTTTTLCSIFSQGIYYLYPFNIEYHILASTMLYVLWKNIGRKVEHHQQHKTPFKFHGITVGMIFGLIVLTSTIAIVVVYLIQIGGSKIKSELALTMFYLHAIFVLAVMCTAGIVALLIYRLEDRSLDNSKNPARKLDAELLVGTAAGSWLLSWGSILAIICAQAHPKYTWYNLPYSVLVIIEKYIQNLFIIESIHREQEKVNDDIKTLRIVTISRGSTLSLTPSYKEIYNGRAARDSREVPCLLKGSICGRENGGGAAANEETSQENSSVMHSASDFSIYSSNAGANNKRRILKNIAAFLFLCNLSLWIPPAFGCRPEYDNGLEEIVFGFEPWIIVVNLAMPFSIFYRMHSAASLFEVNCKT, from the exons ATGGAGAAAGCCGCCGGCTCCCCCTGCGTGGGCGGCAGCTACCCGCAGAAAAACGCCGAGATCCTCAGCAGCCAGTACGGCATCAACCTCTTCCTGGCCGGGCTGCTGCTCACCTTCGCATGGGCTGTGCACGCCGTGGGCATCAGCAAGAGCCACCTGCTCTCCTACCTCATCACGCTGATGCTCATCCAGctgctgtggatgctgtggTACCTCTGCAGGAGCTGTACGCAGAGGAGGCTGATCCGGGACAAGGACACCCACGCTGGAGCCCGCTGGCTGAAGT GTGGGATTACATTATTTGCAGTGATTACTTTAATTCTGGACTCTTTTAAAATTGGGTATTACATTGATTTTTCAAACTGTTTATCACCAACTGAAGGCATTTTTCCTATTACGCATGCCGTGCACACCATCTTACAG GTGTACTTTCTGTGGTGCCATGCCAAGGATATTATCCAGTCTTTCAAAACACTTGAGAG GTTTGGGGTTATCCATTCCGTGTTTACAAATTTACTCCTGTGGACAAATGGAGTATTAACAGAGTCAAAACATCAGCTGAATGAACATAAGGAAAGACTAATCACGCTTGGTTTTGGGAACATAACAATAG TTTTAGATGATCATGCACCTCAATGCAATTGCACAACAACAACTCTCTGTTCAATATTTTCTCAAGGAATATACTACCTATATCCCTTTAATATAGAGTACCACATCCTAGCATCCACGATGCTCTATGTCCTGTGGAAGAACATTGGCCGCAAAGTTGAGCACCACCAGCAACACAAAACTCCATTCAAATTCCACGGCATAACTGTTGGAATGATTTTTGGACTAATAGTGTTAACTAGCACAATAGCCATAGTTGTTGTGTATTTAATTCAGATTGGAGGTTCAAAAATCAAAAGCGAATTAGCGCTCACTATGTTTTACTTGCATGCTATCTTTGTGTTGGCTGTCATGTGTACAGCTGGAATTGTCGCCCTTCTTATCTACAGACTGGAAGATAGATCGTTGGACAATTCAAAAAATCCTGCTCGAAAACTtgatgcagagctgctggtgggcaCAGCTGCAGGGTCCTGGCTCCTCTCCTGGGGCTCAATCCTCGCCATTATCTGTGCCCAGGCCCATCCAAAATACACATGGTATAACCTGCCCTACTCCGTCCTGGTTATTATTGAGAAATACATCCAGAACCTCTTTATCATTGAATCCATACATCGTGAGCAGGAAAAGGTGAATGACGATATCAAAACTCTTCGAATAGTGACTATATCTCGGGGGAGCACTTTGTCACTTACCCCCTCGTACAAAGAGATTTACAACGGCAGAGCCGCTCGTGACAGCAGAGAGGTTCCCTGCCTGCTTAAGGGCAGCATCTGTGGGAGAGAAAACggtggtggtgctgctgccaATGAAGAAACGAGTCAGGAAAACAGTTCGGTCATGCATTCAGCCTCAGATTTCTCCATTTACAGTAGCAACGCAGGTGCTAACAACAAGAGGAGAATTCTGAAGAACATCGCTGCATTTTTATTCCTATGCAACCTTTCG CTGTGGATACCACCGGCATTCGGGTGCCGTCCGGAATATGACAATGGACTAGAAGAAATAGTTTTTGGCTTTGAACCCTGGATAATTGTTGTCAACCTTGCAATgcctttttctattttctatcGGATGCATTCAGCTGCCTCACTCTTTGAGGTCAATTGTAAAACATAG